In Flavobacterium sp. N3904, one DNA window encodes the following:
- a CDS encoding DUF4230 domain-containing protein — protein sequence MLKRIIVGAVVVVVIILAFKYCEFKKGDDSSLEYNTNLIQQQIVNVGKLVVTEGHFSEVVTYRNQQKYLLDMLKFEKKALVIVNADVTVSYDLHQMKYDIDEKNKTITILSIPKEEIKISPDIKFYDVEQSQMNEFTGDDYNKINKSVKANLAKKIEKSSLKSNAQNRLISELSKILILTNTMGWKLQYDGKVIENEKDFATKVKL from the coding sequence ATGCTAAAGAGAATTATAGTTGGTGCAGTAGTAGTAGTGGTCATCATTTTGGCATTCAAATATTGTGAGTTCAAGAAAGGGGACGATTCATCATTAGAATACAATACCAATTTGATTCAACAACAAATCGTTAATGTAGGTAAATTGGTGGTTACCGAGGGGCATTTTTCTGAGGTGGTAACTTATAGGAACCAACAGAAATACCTGCTTGATATGCTTAAGTTTGAAAAAAAAGCACTAGTAATTGTCAATGCCGATGTTACTGTTTCTTATGATTTGCACCAAATGAAATATGATATTGATGAGAAAAACAAAACCATAACGATTCTAAGTATTCCAAAAGAAGAAATAAAAATAAGCCCAGACATCAAGTTTTATGATGTTGAACAAAGTCAGATGAACGAATTTACAGGCGATGATTACAATAAAATAAACAAATCGGTAAAAGCAAATTTGGCAAAGAAAATCGAAAAATCTTCGTTGAAATCAAATGCCCAGAATCGTTTGATTAGTGAACTTTCCAAGATTTTAATCCTTACGAACACCATGGGTTGGAAATTGCAATACGATGGTAAAGTGATTGAAAATGAAAAGGATTTTGCTACAAAAGTAAAACTTTAA
- a CDS encoding translocation/assembly module TamB domain-containing protein has product MNPKLNSFVKKTKRIMLWCAVTILVFLLLIIVLIQVPAVQNFTKDKVLTYLNDKLKTKSSLDRIAISFPKTIVLEGFYFEDQHKDTLLSGKRLAIDIDLFKIINHKIEINSIELENATANISRNKNAVFNFDYIIKAFASNAPADPSSKPYIVSVVDVDLKNIKFSFQDDLSKNDIRLKLDNFSTKFKKFDLDKMDFNIPYINLNGLNVVLNQDLVEKIAEVSVKTVDTIAKRSDFNLELKKITLSKIKVLYDNKDSKMNSGLTLGSLKLLVNDLDIKNQMLDFEKFEVKNLKGNLLLGKKDKQLKTPNLDTTAISKNGWKMKLKSIDLQNIAFQFDDMQSPAIANGMDYSHLDWNGLNAKAENIYFANETVSGRVNSLALNEKSGLKIQQLRTQFFYGPKQAYLTDLYVRTPQTELKDKLKVNYQSIDGISKNIGDMLVDANLSQSKIGFKDILLFAPQLHKMNPFQSNPNAILYINSRVNGKVKDLNIPYFQMQGIGNTKVSVSGKIKGLPNYEKAFFDLDIKNITSSSRDIISFVPKGSLPKTIRLPEQFNASGKFKGSIDNFKTKLALNSSYGKANVDALFDNRIKNSEKYDATIAFMDFNLGRLIMNDSLGKITLNAKVKGQGLNPKTANAQLVAIVKKADFNKYTYSNMALKGAIAKGNFDIKADSKDPNLKFKLDANGGFKDKYPAVKLNLNLDIADLEKLNLHAGPMKLRGNVVADIANSNPDYLNGEIVASNVQILQNTEPIVMDKVKIIAFSDNQKNNIKISSQFIQAEIDGKYKLTTLSDAIKNSLSKYINIQSEKYKNSSEKQQFTFTVAVQNDPVLYKLIPKLTALEPINISGKYNSVGDTLEIKGAIPKIIYANTTMSDGKINIETKDNALEYQTSVATIEGGQFKIPFTSLSGKAENNILSYALQVKDKDKKDQYFIAGELRHEYSKNVIKLNAESLVLNYDRWNINPDNSIEFGDKRLYVNKFYLDHSGNELKIQSQGDQNNAPLHVDFVNFKIETILNMIKKDELEMQGLINGSAVVENVMTNPIFTSDLTIDKFVFGGEAIGNISLKVDNKTANILSANMMLSGEGNDLALLGTYRIDNDNFDLNLDVNQLNIKSIQGFSFGNITDGKGSLSGQFKITGNTLEPKVNGELLFKDAGFRITKLNSFFTVNDEKVSLRNEEINFDHFSIFDENKNELAVNGKMITKNFRDFNFDLIVTADDFRAIHSKVTDNDLFYGDLFLDTKLKIGGTLDSPVVKGNVEINEETKFTVVMPQSDPSIIDREGIVEFVDEDNLYLKQTVELQKELNQSKLIGMDVSVAITINKEAAFTLVIDKGNGDYLNLKGEAELTAGIDPSGKTTLTGKYEFSGGAYEMNFNMIRRKFEIQKGSYIIWNGEPTMATVNITAIYKVNTAPLDLLSDQLGALSPAVRNTYKQKIPFQTLLKMNGELLKPEITFDIILPDGNYNVSSDIVTASQTKLEQLRQDPSELNKQVFALLLLNRFVGENPFSSESGSTSAEYLARQSASKILSQQLNDLAGDLIAGVQLEFDVESTEDYSTGTKETRTDLNVGISKKLLNDRLKVTVGSSFGVEGAERANEDASNIAGDASIEYQLSKDGRYMIRAYRKNEYQVAIQGEIVETGVVFIITMEYNKFKELFKRSAKEIEITKKEQIRKEKKKLEKEKQKSKVSYEN; this is encoded by the coding sequence ATGAACCCAAAACTAAATTCTTTTGTAAAAAAAACAAAGCGTATTATGCTTTGGTGCGCTGTTACAATTTTGGTTTTTTTGCTCTTAATTATTGTTTTGATTCAAGTTCCGGCTGTTCAGAATTTTACTAAGGATAAGGTACTCACTTATCTGAATGATAAGCTTAAAACTAAAAGTTCTCTTGATCGAATTGCGATTAGTTTCCCGAAAACGATTGTACTCGAAGGGTTTTATTTTGAAGACCAACATAAGGATACTTTATTGAGTGGAAAACGTTTGGCCATTGATATTGATCTATTTAAAATCATCAATCACAAAATAGAAATAAACTCGATTGAACTGGAAAACGCAACTGCAAATATTTCAAGGAACAAGAACGCTGTATTTAATTTCGATTATATTATCAAAGCATTTGCTTCAAACGCGCCCGCAGATCCTAGCAGCAAACCATATATTGTATCGGTTGTTGATGTGGATTTAAAAAACATCAAGTTTAGTTTTCAAGACGATTTATCAAAAAATGACATTCGTCTGAAGTTGGATAATTTCAGCACAAAATTCAAGAAATTTGATTTGGATAAAATGGATTTCAATATTCCATACATTAATTTGAACGGATTGAATGTAGTTTTAAATCAGGATTTGGTCGAAAAAATTGCCGAAGTTTCTGTTAAAACCGTTGATACAATTGCCAAAAGAAGTGATTTTAATTTGGAATTAAAGAAAATCACCTTGTCTAAAATCAAGGTTTTATACGACAATAAAGATTCTAAAATGAATTCAGGACTCACTTTGGGCAGTCTGAAACTTTTGGTAAATGATTTAGATATAAAAAATCAAATGCTCGATTTTGAAAAATTTGAAGTTAAGAATCTAAAAGGAAATCTGCTTCTTGGCAAAAAAGACAAACAACTAAAAACACCTAATTTAGACACAACAGCCATTTCAAAAAATGGTTGGAAAATGAAACTGAAATCAATCGATTTGCAAAACATTGCTTTCCAATTTGATGATATGCAATCTCCTGCAATTGCAAATGGAATGGATTACAGTCATCTTGATTGGAATGGTTTGAATGCCAAAGCAGAAAATATTTATTTTGCAAATGAGACTGTTTCGGGGCGTGTGAACTCTTTAGCTCTAAACGAGAAAAGCGGTCTCAAAATTCAGCAACTCAGAACTCAGTTTTTTTATGGTCCAAAGCAAGCGTATCTGACTGATTTGTATGTAAGAACACCTCAAACTGAGTTGAAAGACAAATTAAAGGTGAACTATCAATCAATTGATGGTATTTCAAAAAACATAGGGGATATGTTGGTTGATGCTAATTTGAGTCAGTCGAAAATTGGCTTTAAGGATATTTTGCTTTTTGCTCCACAATTGCATAAAATGAATCCTTTTCAATCGAATCCCAATGCTATTTTGTACATCAATTCCCGAGTAAACGGGAAAGTTAAAGATTTGAATATTCCCTATTTTCAAATGCAGGGAATTGGCAACACAAAAGTTTCTGTCTCTGGAAAAATAAAAGGGCTTCCCAATTACGAAAAAGCTTTTTTTGATTTGGATATAAAAAACATAACTTCTTCTTCCCGAGACATAATTTCTTTTGTTCCTAAAGGATCACTTCCCAAAACGATTCGGCTTCCGGAACAATTTAATGCTAGTGGAAAATTCAAAGGTTCCATCGATAATTTTAAAACCAAATTGGCATTAAACAGCAGTTATGGCAAAGCCAATGTGGACGCATTGTTTGATAATAGAATTAAAAACAGTGAAAAATATGATGCAACGATTGCTTTTATGGATTTTAATCTTGGCCGATTAATTATGAATGATTCCTTGGGAAAAATTACGCTAAATGCAAAAGTTAAAGGCCAAGGACTGAATCCTAAAACAGCAAATGCTCAGCTCGTAGCCATTGTAAAAAAAGCAGATTTCAATAAATATACGTACTCTAACATGGCTTTGAAAGGGGCGATTGCCAAAGGAAATTTTGATATAAAAGCCGACAGTAAAGATCCAAATCTAAAATTCAAATTGGATGCAAATGGTGGTTTCAAAGATAAATACCCAGCTGTAAAATTGAATCTGAATCTTGATATCGCCGATTTGGAAAAACTGAATCTTCATGCAGGCCCGATGAAACTTAGAGGAAACGTTGTCGCAGATATTGCCAACAGTAATCCCGATTATTTGAACGGCGAAATCGTGGCTTCAAATGTTCAAATTTTACAGAATACAGAACCGATTGTTATGGATAAGGTTAAAATTATTGCTTTTTCAGACAATCAAAAAAATAATATTAAAATCAGTTCGCAATTTATTCAAGCCGAAATTGACGGTAAATACAAATTGACCACACTTTCGGATGCGATAAAAAATTCGTTGTCAAAATATATAAATATTCAGTCTGAGAAATACAAAAATAGTTCTGAGAAACAACAATTTACCTTTACTGTGGCTGTTCAAAATGACCCTGTTTTATATAAATTGATTCCGAAGTTGACCGCACTGGAACCCATAAATATTTCCGGAAAATACAATAGCGTAGGTGATACGTTGGAAATTAAAGGAGCCATTCCGAAAATTATTTATGCCAATACTACCATGTCGGACGGTAAGATAAATATTGAAACGAAGGATAATGCTTTAGAGTATCAGACTTCTGTAGCAACGATTGAAGGCGGACAATTTAAAATTCCGTTTACGAGTTTATCGGGAAAAGCAGAAAACAATATTCTTTCGTATGCTTTGCAGGTAAAAGACAAAGACAAAAAAGATCAATATTTTATTGCAGGCGAATTGCGTCACGAGTATTCAAAAAATGTAATTAAGCTGAATGCGGAAAGCTTGGTTTTGAATTATGATAGATGGAATATAAACCCGGATAATTCAATTGAATTTGGAGATAAAAGACTTTATGTCAATAAATTTTATTTGGATCATTCCGGAAATGAACTTAAGATTCAATCGCAAGGCGATCAAAACAATGCTCCGCTTCATGTTGATTTTGTGAATTTCAAAATAGAGACGATTTTGAATATGATAAAGAAAGATGAATTGGAAATGCAAGGTTTGATAAATGGATCTGCCGTAGTCGAAAACGTCATGACGAATCCCATTTTTACTTCCGATTTGACGATTGATAAGTTTGTCTTTGGAGGTGAAGCTATTGGAAATATCAGTTTAAAAGTAGATAACAAAACGGCAAATATTCTTTCGGCAAATATGATGCTATCTGGGGAAGGAAATGATCTGGCTCTTTTGGGGACATATAGAATTGACAACGATAATTTTGATTTGAATTTAGATGTAAATCAATTAAACATCAAAAGCATTCAAGGGTTTTCGTTTGGAAATATAACCGATGGAAAAGGATCCTTGTCTGGACAATTTAAAATTACCGGAAATACTTTGGAACCAAAAGTAAATGGAGAATTGTTATTTAAAGACGCTGGTTTCCGAATCACAAAACTCAATTCCTTCTTTACTGTAAATGATGAAAAAGTATCTCTGAGAAATGAAGAAATTAATTTTGACCATTTCTCCATTTTTGATGAAAATAAAAATGAACTGGCTGTAAACGGAAAAATGATCACCAAAAACTTTAGGGATTTCAATTTCGATTTAATCGTTACGGCAGATGATTTCAGGGCGATTCATTCTAAAGTAACCGATAATGATCTGTTTTACGGCGATTTATTTTTGGATACCAAACTAAAAATAGGAGGAACTCTTGACAGTCCTGTCGTTAAGGGAAATGTCGAGATTAATGAAGAAACAAAGTTTACGGTTGTTATGCCTCAGTCGGATCCTTCTATTATTGACAGGGAAGGAATTGTCGAGTTTGTAGATGAAGATAATCTGTATTTAAAACAAACGGTTGAATTACAGAAAGAACTGAATCAATCTAAATTAATAGGAATGGATGTGTCGGTTGCTATTACTATAAATAAGGAAGCTGCTTTTACTTTGGTGATTGATAAAGGAAATGGTGATTATTTGAATTTAAAAGGCGAAGCCGAACTTACCGCTGGAATTGACCCTTCCGGGAAAACTACACTAACGGGTAAGTACGAGTTTAGTGGTGGTGCTTACGAAATGAATTTCAATATGATCAGACGGAAATTCGAGATTCAAAAAGGCAGTTATATTATTTGGAACGGTGAACCAACAATGGCAACTGTGAATATTACGGCGATTTATAAAGTCAATACAGCACCGTTGGATTTGCTTAGTGATCAACTTGGAGCATTAAGTCCTGCTGTTAGAAATACCTACAAACAAAAAATCCCATTTCAGACTTTATTGAAGATGAATGGGGAATTACTAAAACCTGAAATAACATTTGACATCATTTTGCCTGATGGGAATTATAATGTTTCATCAGATATTGTGACTGCATCACAAACAAAGTTAGAACAGCTGAGACAAGATCCATCGGAATTAAATAAACAAGTATTTGCATTACTGTTGCTAAATCGATTCGTAGGCGAGAATCCTTTTTCTAGCGAAAGCGGCAGCACAAGTGCCGAATATCTTGCCCGACAAAGTGCGAGTAAAATACTTTCGCAACAACTAAATGATTTGGCAGGAGATTTAATTGCAGGAGTTCAGTTGGAATTTGATGTGGAATCGACCGAAGACTATTCTACAGGCACAAAAGAAACTAGAACCGATTTGAATGTAGGGATTTCAAAAAAATTGTTGAACGATAGGTTGAAAGTTACCGTAGGAAGCAGTTTCGGGGTTGAAGGAGCAGAACGCGCCAATGAAGATGCGTCGAATATTGCCGGGGATGCTTCGATAGAATATCAACTGAGTAAAGATGGCAGGTATATGATTCGGGCCTACAGAAAAAACGAATACCAAGTTGCGATTCAAGGCGAAATTGTGGAAACAGGCGTTGTCTTTATAATCACGATGGAGTATAACAAATTCAAAGAGCTTTTTAAACGGAGTGCCAAGGAAATTGAGATTACGAAAAAGGAGCAAATCCGTAAAGAAAAAAAGAAATTGGAGAAAGAGAAACAAAAGTCTAAGGTGTCGTATGAAAACTAA